The following coding sequences are from one Rutidosis leptorrhynchoides isolate AG116_Rl617_1_P2 chromosome 11, CSIRO_AGI_Rlap_v1, whole genome shotgun sequence window:
- the LOC139874497 gene encoding uncharacterized protein: MWQRRWVEQLNDYDCEIRYHPGKANVVADALSRKEKAKLLRIRDAKLEALTQENISTKSHKGPDKQFAIRDDGTPYFADRIWVPKFGGLRDLVLDEGPNLKADVATYVGKCLTCAKVKAEHQKLSGLLT, from the exons ATGTGGCAGCGACGTTGGGTAGAACAGTTGAACGACTACGACTGTGAGAtccgctatcatcctggcaaggctaatgttgttGCAGATGCCTTGAGTCGGAAAGAGAAGGCTAAACTTCTCCGA ATACGCGATGCGAAACTTGAGGCATTAACACAGGAGAATATTTCTACTAAATCACATAAGGGTCCAGATAAACAGTTTGCCATTAGAGATGATGGAACTCCTTACTTTGCTGATAGGatttgggtaccgaaatttggcggattaagggaCCTAGTGCTAGATGAG GGGCCCAatctgaaagccgatgttgctacctACGTTGGTAAATgcttgacatgtgctaaggtcaaggcagaacatcagaaactgtCAGGACTGCTGACAtag